GCGCAACAGCATCATCCGTGCGCCGTCGATAGACAGGCCAGTTGCCGCGATGATCGGTACGATCATCAATGCGGTCAGCAATGCGACATTACCGCCGGTTCGGTGCGCAAAGCTGACGAGACGGCGGACAAAACGCTTCATTGTGAGTATCCATCGACATGGGTGCCGTCTTCAACCAGAGATCCATCCATTGCGATGGCTCGGGTATTGCGCGGCTTGAAAATCGAGCGCGTCGATTTTGTGATTGTGGTGCCGCCGAAAATATCAAACAGCGTCGGCGCCGTGACGGTCATGGTGGTATAAAGAACACTCTGCCCAGGCTCTGCAAGCCCAATGGTCTTGTCTAGATTGATCTGCGGACCGCCGCCGCCGCGTGTGGTGCTCCACAAGATGACAGGTGTTCCGTCCTCATCGTAACCGATACTGGCCACGGTCACGCCGAGGGACGCTTCGGCAAAGTCGACCGACGTCATGATGGTGCCGGCGACATCAAAAATTTCGGTGACATCCGCTTCGGTCAACTCGTTTGACCGAGAGAGGTAGTCGCCAAACTGATAGGCGTAACGCTCAAACTCGTCGACGATCTGCACGCGCGTGGTCATCTCGAAGATACCAAAGGCGATGCCCACAAGCAGGGGCAGGACCATGGCGAATTCCGCCGCGGCCACACCCGCCTGATTATGACGGAAACGCTGGATGAGGTGCATCAACATTCGCCGGTGCATCCAAAAGCTTCGTTCTTGGTGATCGAGGCGCCGGTGATGATCACGTTCTCTCCATCCGGCTGGAAAATCGATTTGATCATGGGCGTGATGAAGCTGAAATTCGTCACCGCCCGCACGATCATGATCTGTTCCTGACGGCCGGGGTCGAAGGTGAAGTTGCTTGGCTCGCCATCGCCGTCAAACGTGATGGGCGGGAAGGTTGCGTCGCTGAGACGGTTAAAGGCCCGCACGTCAACGAAGATATCGTCGCAATCAAAAAGGAACGATGATTTCTCGCACAC
This genomic stretch from Parvularcula sp. LCG005 harbors:
- a CDS encoding TadE/TadG family type IV pilus assembly protein; this translates as MLMHLIQRFRHNQAGVAAAEFAMVLPLLVGIAFGIFEMTTRVQIVDEFERYAYQFGDYLSRSNELTEADVTEIFDVAGTIMTSVDFAEASLGVTVASIGYDEDGTPVILWSTTRGGGGPQINLDKTIGLAEPGQSVLYTTMTVTAPTLFDIFGGTTITKSTRSIFKPRNTRAIAMDGSLVEDGTHVDGYSQ
- a CDS encoding TadE/TadG family type IV pilus assembly protein, coding for MLVRRWLKRDEGSAAVEFAIIAPVFFLLVFAIFETSLFYFKRHSLRYLVFEVSRELQTGHIQKAGDPETLFKETVCEKSSFLFDCDDIFVDVRAFNRLSDATFPPITFDGDGEPSNFTFDPGRQEQIMIVRAVTNFSFITPMIKSIFQPDGENVIITGASITKNEAFGCTGEC